A genomic segment from Nicotiana tabacum cultivar K326 chromosome 7, ASM71507v2, whole genome shotgun sequence encodes:
- the LOC107821987 gene encoding uncharacterized protein LOC107821987, translating to MCATLRRMRINYKVGHFTLFPTSLHTSQLLVLHFLTPPHKVLNPKVTSFSTESSYCSSNSLNSENGFDFLEQFSPFKNLANSSTYTVITSNERRKIVVGLSRMIKNEKGYILEAFSRDFCPSFLVKIMKLIGNREVAFAFFKYVFQDYSESTVKSCCISAHLLAAGQLRLLAQDMISWIIRRIGKCRSDEIVEFMWREHYKYECDFSVLDSLMRAFLTAEMVSAALDILSKMRDCGLWPSSSAIGILFKLLLRIGDYGSVWKLFRDMLHKGPHPTNNLFNVMILGYCRKGSLRTGESLCHLMRKFGCEPDVFTYNILINAYCIRGWTSDALHWVHMMIDHGCNPSISTFSTVINALCKEGNMMEARKVFDGMQEVGVFPSTITYNALMDGYVKAREIYQANMLYEEMKKKGVVPDAITLNILVAGHYKYGREEDGDRLLWDLTVTGLFPDCLFSDVSIAGLCWAGRLNEAVTLLDSMLEKGIPVSVIAFNSIIAAYSKEGLEEKAFEVYNIMVQFGQTPSASTCASLLMGLATTGRLQEARNLMAKMIAMSFPVNRTAFTVLLDGYFKKGDVIGARILWEEMEMMGIAPDSVAFSALIDGLAKAGSVEDAYGAFFQMTRKGLVPNNFVYNSLITGFCNSGKLNEAQKLERDMRDRGLLPDVFTINTIINGFCKQGRMRLAVDSFVEMQRSGIQPDIVTYNTLINGFCKAFDMVNADNFMTRMYASGWEPDITTYNIKLHGFCSSRRINRAVMMLDELVSAGVVPNTVTYNTMMNSACNDILDRAMILAAKLLKMAFIPNTVTANLLLSHLWKQGLPQRALMWGQKLREIGFEFDEITYKILDNASHYIQENTECCTETTGKSLFLDFLMYITYDYIRRSKAYNDENDSSYELVEDGPCGSFKLVNKAIV from the coding sequence ATGTGTGCTACTTTACGCCGTATGCGCATCAATTACAAGGTGGGTCATTTTACCCTGTTTCCAACATCCTTGCACACTTCACAACTGCTAGTTTTACACTTCCTCACACCACCACACAAAGTCCTAAACCCTAAAGTTACCAGCTTTTCTACTGAAAGCTCATATTGCAGTTCAAATTCattaaattctgaaaatggaTTTGATTTTCTTGAACAGTTTTCCCCTTTTAAGAATTTAGCAAACTCTTCTACTTACACTGTCATTACCTCAAATGAGAGGCGTAAAATTGTTGTGGGGTTATCAAGAatgataaaaaatgaaaaaggttaCATTTTGGAAGCATTTTCAAGAGATTTTTGCCCATCTTTTTTGGTAAAAATTATGAAGTTGATTGGTAATAGGGAAGTTGCATTTGCATTCTTTAAGTATGTTTTTCAAGATTATTCTGAGAGTACAGTGAAGTCATGTTGTATTAGTGCGCATTTATTGGCTGCTGGACAGTTGAGGCTATTGGCACAGGATATGATATCTTGGATCATTAGGAGGATTGGAAAATGTAGGAGTGACGAGATTGTGGAGTTCATGTGGAGGGAGCATTATAAGTATGAGTGTGACTTTTcggttcttgattcattaatGCGGGCTTTTTTAACCGCAGAAATGGTTTCGGCTGCATTAGATATTTTGAGTAAGATGAGAGACTGTGGGTTGTGGCCGAGTTCTTCAGCTATCGGCATCTTATTTAAGTTGTTGCTTAGGATTGGTGATTATGGTAGTGTCTGGAAGTTATTTCGGGATATGTTGCATAAAGGGCCTCATCCTACTAACAATCTCTTTAATGTAATGATTCTTGGATATTGTAGAAAAGGCAGTCTTCGAACGGGAGAGAGTTTATGTCATCTCATGAGGAAGTTTGGATGTGAGCCAGATGTTTTTACATATAATATTTTGATCAATGCATACTGTATTAGAGGATGGACTTCAGATGCATTGCACTGGGTGCATATGATGATTGATCATGGATGTAATCCAAGTATCTCTACCTTTAGTACGGTAATTAATGCCCTATGCAAAGAAGGCAACATGATGGAAGCCAGAAAAGTGTTTGATGGAATGCAAGAGGTGGGTGTCTTTCCTAGCACCATCACATATAATGCTTTGATGGATGGCTACGTTAAAGCACGGGAAATTTATCAAGCAAATATGCTatatgaagaaatgaaaaagaagggTGTAGTTCCAGATGCTATAACTCTTAACATTTTGGTGGCAGGTCACTATAAGTATGGTAGGGAAGAGGATGGCGACCGATTATTATGGGACCTAACAGTGACAGGACTTTTTCCAGATTGTTTATTCTCTGATGTATCAATTGCAGGATTGTGTTGGGCAGGAAGGTTGAACGAGGCTGTAACATTGTTGGATAGTATGCTTGAGAAGGGGATACCTGTTAGTGTAATAGCTTTTAATTCCATTATTGCTGCTTACAGCAAAGAAGGGTTAGAAGAAAAAGCATTTGAAGTCTATAATATTATGGTTCAGTTTGGTCAGACTCCTTCAGCTTCCACGTGTGCTTCCCTTCTCATGGGTTTGGCAACGACAGGGAGGCTGCAAGAAGCGAGAAATTTAATGGCTAAGATGATTGCAATGTCCTTCCCTGTTAATAGAActgctttcactgtgcttctggATGGGTATTTTAAGAAAGGGGATGTAATAGGAGCTAGAATATTGTGGGAAGAAATGGAAATGATGGGAATCGCTCCTGATTCTGTTGCTTTTTCTGCATTGATAGATGGGCTTGCTAAAGCAGGATCTGTTGAAGATGCGTATGGTGCCTTTTTCCAGATGACTAGGAAAGGGCTTGTGCCAAATAATTTTGTTTATAATTCGCTAATTACTGGTTTCTGTAATAGCGGAAAACTGAATGAAGCTCAGAAACTAGAGAGGGACATGAGGGATAGGGGTCTTCTCCCGGATGTCTTTACAATTAATACCATCATCAATGGTTTCTGCAAACAGGGAAGAATGAGATTAGCTGTTGACAGTTTTGTGGAAATGCAACGAAGTGGTATACAACCTGATATTGTTACATATAACACCTTGATCAACGGATTCTGCAAAGCATTCGACATGGTCAATGCGGATAACTTTATGACAAGAATGTATGCCAGTGGATGGGAACCTGATATCACAACCTACAATATAAAGCTTCATGGTTTCTGTAGTAGTAGGAGGATAAATCGAGCAGTTATGATGTTGGATGAGCTTGTATCTGCTGGAGTGGTGCCAAATACCGTTACATACAACACTATGATGAATAGTGCTTGCAATGACATATTGGACCGTGCAATGATTTTGGCAGCAAAGTTGCTTaagatggcattcatcccaaacaCAGTTACAGCTAACTTACTACTTTCTCACCTATGGAAGCAGGGACTACCTCAGCGGGCGTTGATGTGGGGGCAGAAGTTGCGCGAAATTGGTTTTGAGTTTGATGaaataacatataaaattttGGACAATGCTTCTCACTATATACAAGAAAACACAGAATGTTGTACAGAAACAACAGGAAAGAGTCTCTTTCTAGACTTCCTCATGTACATTACCTATGACTACATACGTAGAAGTAAGGCTTATAATGATGAAAATGACAGCTCTTACGAACTAGTTGAGGATGGTCCTTGTGGGTCCTTCAAGTTAGTCAACAAGGCAATTGTATAG
- the LOC107821988 gene encoding putative serine/threonine-protein kinase PBL19: MKCFFYFKDRNRNRERKSAPVVLQDLSKSDISGGGAERVTKSSCSTSSPRSFSDLYEGKAQNLRVFTFSELKQATNNFNRLLKIGEGGFGCVYKGTIKPADGKGESTVVAIKKLNRDGYQGHKQWVAEVQFLGVVDHPNLVKLIGYCAVDGERGIQRLLVYEFMSNRSLEDHLFNTAFPLLSWKRRLQMALGAAEGLAYLHEELEVQVIYRDFKSSNVLLDDDFMPKLSDFGLAREGPTGMHTHVSTAVVGTWGYAAPDYIETGHLTAKSDVWSFGVVLYEILTGRRSLERNRPKSEHKLLEWVKRYPADSRKFGMIMDPRLENQYSLNAARKIAKLADTCLLKSAKDRPKMSQVVETLKQIIQISGENSSTDTSFQCVEDEPVVEENPKQTGASESTKRRMAHLAKLSEHVGGISRRRFMIMQKAKVI; this comes from the exons ATGAAGTGTTTCTTTTACTTTAAGGATAGAAATagaaatagggaaagaaaatcagcACCAGTTGTACTTCAAGATCTGAGCAAATCAGATATATCAGGTGGTGGTGCAGAAAGGGTGACTAAGTCTTCATGTTCAACTTCTTCTCCTCGTAGCTTCTCTGATTTGTATGAAGGGAAAGCTCAGAACTTGAGGGTTTTTACATTCTCTGAGCTTAAACAAGCAACTAATAATTTTAATAGATTACTTAAGATTGGAGAAGGAGGTTTTGGATGTGTATATAAGGGTACTATTAAGCCTGCTGATGGGAAGGGTGAATCAACTGTTGTTGCCATTAAAAAGCTCAATAGAGATGGTTATcag GGTCATAAACAATGGGTAGCAGAAGTGCAGTTTCTGGGAGTGGTAGATCACCCAAATCTCGTCAAACTAATAGGATATTGTGCCGTTGATGGGGAAAGAGGTATTCAGCGGCTACTTGTTTATGAATTCATGTCCAACAGAAGCCTAGAAGATCATCTCTTCAATACcgcttttcctcttctttcttgGAAAAGAAGACTGCAAATGGCTCTTGGAGCAGCTGAGGGACTGGCTTATTTGCATGAAGAATTGGAAGTTCAG GTGATATATCGTGATTTCAAGTCATCAAATGTACTTTTGGATGATGACTTCATGCCAAAGCTTTCAGACTTCGGGCTTGCCAGAGAGGGCCCAACTGGCATGCACACACACGTCTCTACAGCG GTTGTCGGAACATGGGGATATGCAGCACCTGATTACATAGAAACAGGACATCTCACAGCTAAAAGTGATGTGTGGAGTTTTGGTGTTGTATTGTATGAGATCCTAACCGGTCGGCGGTCCCTAGAAAGGAACAGACCGAAATCAGAACATAAACTTCTGGAGTGGGTTAAACGTTACCCTGCTGATAGCCGGAAATTTGGTATGATCATGGATCCAAGGCTGGAGAACCAGTATTCGCTCAATGCAGCTCGAAAGATTGCAAAGTTAGCTGACACTTGTTTGTTAAAATCTGCAAAAGATCGACCAAAGATGAGTCAGGTAGTAGAAACTCTGAAGCAGATCATTCAGATTTCTGGTGAGAATAGCTCCACAGACACGAGTTTCCAGTGTGTCGAAGATGAACCTGTTGTAGAGGAAAATCCAAAGCAGACAGGAGCCTCAGAATCAACGAAAAGGCGAATGGCTCACTTGGCTAAACTTAGTGAACATGTTGGTGGAATAAGCAGAAGAAGATTTATGATCATGCAGAAGGCTAAAGTTATATAA